The following proteins are encoded in a genomic region of Aerococcaceae bacterium DSM 111021:
- a CDS encoding GNAT family N-acetyltransferase — protein sequence MQVTVRKARINDAMSIGKIQVSSWQSTYQGIVSEEVLNNMSLNHSIERWVNILEGDALTYVLEKDNEVVGYISGGLQRKDSYPTYEGELYSIYLMKSAQGSGGGRLLVDTLVKKFKTIGIRSMMVIVFIDNDRAIRFYKNLGGEFIGIETIKIENQILEEQVYGFKFTNIQ from the coding sequence ATGCAAGTAACTGTTAGAAAAGCACGAATAAATGATGCGATGAGTATTGGAAAGATTCAAGTGAGTAGTTGGCAGTCCACTTATCAAGGTATCGTATCGGAAGAAGTGTTAAACAATATGAGTTTGAATCACAGTATCGAACGTTGGGTGAATATACTCGAAGGTGATGCGTTGACTTATGTTTTAGAGAAGGATAATGAAGTCGTAGGTTATATCAGCGGAGGATTACAGCGGAAAGATAGTTACCCAACTTATGAAGGTGAACTTTATTCAATTTATTTGATGAAGTCAGCCCAAGGGTCAGGAGGAGGCCGTTTATTAGTTGATACACTAGTGAAAAAATTTAAAACCATAGGAATCAGATCAATGATGGTCATTGTGTTTATTGATAACGATCGAGCTATTCGCTTTTATAAGAATTTGGGTGGGGAATTTATTGGTATAGAAACAATTAAAATAGAAAATCAAATACTCGAAGAACAGGTGTATGGCTTTAAATTTACGAACATTCAATAA
- a CDS encoding GNAT family N-acetyltransferase — protein MNHFGTARLLLRRFVNEDAKAMYDNWASDDQVTKYLTWPSHTDVSMTQSSVKNWVEGYEDASQYKWAITLKGNPGEVIGDISVVAISEHRQECEVGYVLGHKFWSQGYMSEAMKAVSHYLLIEADFNRVEALHDVANPASGKVIQKAGLQYEGTHRQYSLNNTGLVDSARYAILKEDLIKEFTKK, from the coding sequence ATGAATCATTTTGGAACAGCTCGTTTGTTATTAAGACGCTTTGTTAATGAAGATGCGAAAGCGATGTATGATAATTGGGCGAGTGACGATCAAGTGACAAAGTATTTAACTTGGCCATCGCATACAGATGTATCGATGACTCAGTCATCAGTGAAAAACTGGGTAGAAGGTTATGAAGACGCATCTCAGTATAAATGGGCAATCACATTAAAAGGCAACCCAGGTGAAGTCATTGGCGACATTAGTGTCGTCGCAATCAGTGAACATCGTCAAGAATGTGAGGTTGGTTATGTTCTTGGTCACAAGTTTTGGAGTCAAGGATACATGAGTGAAGCGATGAAAGCTGTATCGCATTACTTATTAATAGAGGCAGATTTCAACCGAGTTGAGGCTCTACATGATGTAGCTAACCCGGCTTCTGGGAAAGTCATACAGAAAGCGGGGCTACAATATGAGGGCACTCACCGCCAATATAGTCTGAATAATACAGGGCTTGTTGATTCTGCACGCTATGCCATTCTAAAAGAGGATTTAATAAAGGAGTTTACTAAAAAATGA
- a CDS encoding GNAT family N-acetyltransferase produces the protein MKHIGTKEIETDRLVLRRFVNEDAKIIFKNYANDDETTKYLTWSSHREVSVTQAILATWVEGYGDLSQYKWAITLKENPSEAIGDITASMSPNYASIDACEIGYVLSRKHWGKGYMSEAMEAVTNYLLKEAGFNRVIARHDVANPASGKVMQKAGLQFEGIHRQGSLNNTGIIDTAQYAILREDLEK, from the coding sequence ATGAAGCATATTGGTACAAAAGAAATTGAAACAGACCGTCTGGTATTAAGACGATTTGTTAATGAAGATGCAAAAATAATATTTAAGAATTATGCAAATGATGATGAGACCACTAAATATCTCACATGGTCAAGCCACCGAGAAGTGTCAGTCACTCAGGCGATTCTTGCTACATGGGTAGAAGGCTACGGAGACTTATCTCAATATAAATGGGCCATTACTTTAAAAGAAAACCCCAGTGAAGCTATTGGAGACATTACCGCAAGCATGAGTCCTAACTATGCCAGCATTGATGCCTGTGAAATCGGCTATGTCCTTAGCCGTAAACATTGGGGAAAAGGGTATATGAGTGAGGCGATGGAGGCCGTGACAAATTATTTATTAAAAGAGGCAGGATTCAACAGAGTCATAGCACGCCATGATGTAGCTAATCCTGCGTCTGGTAAAGTTATGCAAAAGGCTGGTTTGCAATTTGAAGGCATTCATCGTCAAGGAAGTTTGAATAATACAGGGATTATAGATACAGCGCAGTATGCGATATTGCGAGAAGATTTAGAAAAATGA
- a CDS encoding PRD domain-containing protein, with protein MIEIIKVLNTSVVLVNFNGQEMIALGKGIGFNQKAGNSIDSKKIDRMFYSVSNDKVSTYIKYAETIPSIFFELTQETVSYAENLLSVKLNNSVYFMLADHLHFAIERYEKGIQITNRVVWEIRAYYLQEFQVGLKLLEKLKEEFDIELPEEEAANIAFHIINAQQEQNNRLDSVKSAKIINNIVNIVKYSVGLDEADESVHFQRFITHVRFFVERILTDNMLHDEDDFLFEQVYQHYSEAVSISNKIDDYLRGKHGVVITNEEVMYIIIHVDRLLKSKQKK; from the coding sequence ATGATTGAGATAATTAAAGTTTTGAATACGAGTGTTGTGCTGGTAAATTTTAATGGTCAAGAAATGATTGCTCTAGGTAAAGGAATCGGCTTTAATCAGAAAGCCGGCAACTCAATAGATAGTAAAAAAATAGACCGTATGTTCTATTCAGTAAGCAATGATAAAGTATCAACTTATATTAAATATGCGGAGACAATACCATCTATTTTCTTTGAGTTAACTCAAGAAACGGTTAGTTATGCGGAGAACTTACTGAGTGTAAAATTGAACAACAGTGTTTACTTTATGTTGGCGGATCATTTACACTTTGCCATCGAACGTTATGAAAAAGGAATCCAAATAACCAATCGAGTCGTATGGGAGATTCGAGCTTATTATCTACAAGAGTTTCAAGTGGGATTAAAATTATTGGAAAAGTTAAAAGAAGAATTCGATATTGAATTACCTGAAGAAGAGGCAGCTAATATAGCCTTCCATATTATCAACGCGCAACAGGAACAAAATAATCGCTTAGACAGTGTTAAATCAGCTAAGATTATTAATAATATCGTCAATATTGTAAAGTATTCAGTCGGATTGGATGAAGCTGATGAATCGGTTCATTTTCAACGATTTATAACGCATGTTCGTTTTTTTGTCGAAAGAATTTTGACGGATAATATGCTACATGATGAGGATGATTTTTTGTTCGAACAAGTCTATCAACACTACTCCGAAGCGGTCTCCATCTCAAATAAGATTGATGATTATTTGAGAGGTAAACACGGAGTTGTTATTACGAATGAAGAAGTGATGTATATCATCATACATGTGGATCGATTGCTGAAAAGTAAACAGAAGAAGTAA
- a CDS encoding PTS glucose transporter subunit IIA, translating into MDYNETASEVIKGIGGKDNINYLEHCSTRLRFTLNDDDKADIKFLESIPGVAGVRQNVQTQIIIGNDVNEVYAEIRKIVGSVGNKSQSGNNKKNQKIGAIFMDFLIGIFQPLVPAIAGGGVLKSILLLLSMFGLIDATGTTYQLLNFIGDAPLYFLPLLVAMTTARKLDVNQIVAVATAGSLILPGITTLMADGATLFTLDVQNVAYTYQVFPAILLVLFYALMEKFFTKYSPKAIRIFFVPMMSMVITVPVTLLFLGPLGFQVGEIISSLIMFLYSNFGWVATGLLAAILPFMVSTGMHKAMLPYAVSSMTSLGREVLYLPASLAHNIAESGACFAVAIRTKDSKLRSTAISAGVSALFGITEPALYGVTLQNPRVLSSVVIGSLVGGLFIGVMAVEAFALVGPGLASITMYADVDNSMNIVWAIVTFAISFVVAFVAVLFLYKEELEITVEEEMTTTNSVEIDEVTLTSPVEGNVMALADVNDDVFSSGLMGDGIAIKPTEGILYAPSKGIVKMIFNTNHAVGMITDSGVELLFHIGIDTVQLKGDHFKSLVKEGEEVIAGQALIEFDLRAIEAAGYDTTVIVVIQNAPNYSLRTINKNAKVNSNDVVVLLEKGASLI; encoded by the coding sequence ATGGATTATAACGAGACAGCAAGTGAAGTCATTAAAGGAATCGGTGGGAAAGATAATATAAATTACCTTGAGCATTGTTCAACGCGTTTACGATTTACCTTAAATGATGACGATAAAGCGGATATTAAATTTTTAGAGTCTATCCCAGGAGTTGCGGGAGTCAGACAAAATGTTCAGACACAAATTATTATCGGTAATGATGTGAACGAAGTTTATGCAGAAATACGAAAAATTGTAGGTAGTGTAGGTAATAAAAGTCAATCAGGAAATAACAAAAAAAATCAAAAAATTGGCGCCATTTTTATGGATTTCCTTATTGGAATTTTCCAACCACTAGTTCCGGCTATTGCAGGGGGTGGGGTACTTAAATCTATCCTTCTATTATTATCAATGTTTGGTTTAATTGATGCGACGGGTACGACGTATCAACTACTTAATTTTATTGGGGATGCGCCTTTATACTTCTTACCACTACTTGTGGCCATGACAACGGCTAGAAAGCTAGATGTAAATCAAATTGTTGCAGTTGCGACTGCAGGAAGTTTGATTCTCCCAGGTATTACGACATTGATGGCTGATGGGGCAACGCTTTTTACATTAGATGTACAAAACGTCGCCTACACGTATCAAGTTTTTCCAGCCATCCTTTTAGTTCTATTCTATGCATTAATGGAGAAGTTCTTTACAAAGTATTCACCTAAAGCAATTCGAATCTTTTTTGTTCCAATGATGTCAATGGTTATCACTGTGCCAGTTACCTTGCTTTTCTTAGGGCCATTAGGCTTCCAAGTTGGTGAGATTATTTCAAGTCTTATTATGTTCCTGTATTCAAACTTTGGTTGGGTAGCGACAGGATTATTGGCAGCGATACTACCATTTATGGTGTCTACCGGAATGCATAAAGCTATGTTACCTTATGCTGTATCATCAATGACTTCATTAGGTCGAGAAGTATTATATTTACCAGCTTCGCTTGCGCATAACATTGCAGAGTCTGGGGCGTGTTTTGCGGTTGCTATACGAACAAAGGACAGTAAGTTGAGATCCACAGCTATCTCAGCCGGTGTTTCTGCTTTATTTGGTATTACAGAACCTGCTTTATACGGTGTAACTTTACAAAATCCGCGTGTATTATCAAGTGTTGTTATTGGTAGTTTGGTTGGTGGGCTATTCATTGGAGTTATGGCAGTAGAAGCTTTCGCTCTTGTTGGACCAGGTCTAGCAAGTATTACAATGTATGCAGATGTGGATAATTCTATGAATATCGTCTGGGCAATTGTAACGTTTGCTATCTCATTTGTGGTGGCCTTTGTTGCTGTATTATTCTTATATAAAGAAGAACTAGAGATTACGGTAGAAGAAGAAATGACTACAACAAATTCAGTCGAAATAGATGAGGTGACTTTAACGAGTCCAGTTGAAGGAAATGTTATGGCTTTAGCAGATGTCAATGATGATGTATTTTCGAGTGGTTTAATGGGAGATGGGATTGCCATTAAGCCAACAGAAGGAATATTATACGCTCCTTCAAAAGGAATTGTGAAAATGATTTTTAATACTAACCATGCTGTAGGCATGATAACTGATTCGGGAGTTGAATTATTATTCCATATAGGTATTGATACGGTTCAATTGAAAGGCGATCATTTCAAATCACTCGTTAAAGAAGGTGAGGAAGTGATTGCTGGGCAAGCATTAATTGAATTTGATCTGAGAGCGATTGAAGCAGCAGGTTATGACACAACTGTGATTGTAGTCATTCAAAATGCCCCAAATTATTCGTTAAGAACAATAAACAAAAATGCAAAAGTAAATTCAAATGACGTTGTAGTATTACTAGAAAAAGGAGCATCATTAATATGA
- a CDS encoding nucleoside hydrolase, whose protein sequence is MRRVIIDTDTAGDDTTAILMALHHFKVEGITIASGNVEFNQQVENALVTVETFDPQEKVPVFKGHESPMISLPLKKHLTVEEIQGGNGMGDAVFPKPNQVAEDEHAVDFMIRTIKENPGEIEIIALAPLTNIAMAIKRDPTILADIKHIWIMGGINNALGNVAAVAEYNFYVDPEAARIVLHSGVPQTLVTWDASLYYGVIYDDDIAIIEALDTKGSKFFLDVNLFVKAFEFAKRGVDGITCTDSLLAAVAADESIVLKATDYYVDIETGGNLTRGFNLVDREKELGQAPNIRIIENIDSDRFKAMLGDVLANMN, encoded by the coding sequence ATGAGACGTGTAATTATTGATACAGATACTGCTGGAGACGATACAACTGCGATACTGATGGCTTTACATCATTTTAAAGTAGAAGGGATTACGATCGCTTCAGGGAACGTCGAGTTTAATCAGCAAGTTGAGAATGCTTTAGTGACGGTTGAAACCTTTGACCCTCAAGAGAAAGTACCTGTATTTAAAGGACATGAAAGTCCGATGATTTCATTGCCTTTAAAAAAACATTTAACGGTTGAAGAAATTCAAGGTGGCAATGGGATGGGGGACGCAGTCTTTCCTAAGCCAAACCAAGTTGCGGAAGATGAGCATGCGGTCGACTTTATGATTCGAACAATTAAAGAGAATCCTGGTGAGATTGAAATCATCGCTCTCGCTCCTTTGACAAATATTGCGATGGCTATCAAGCGTGATCCAACTATCTTAGCGGATATTAAGCACATTTGGATTATGGGCGGAATTAATAATGCTTTAGGGAATGTTGCGGCAGTGGCAGAATACAATTTCTATGTTGATCCTGAAGCAGCGCGAATTGTACTTCATTCGGGTGTCCCACAGACTTTGGTAACTTGGGATGCAAGTTTATACTATGGTGTCATCTATGATGACGACATTGCGATTATTGAAGCCTTGGACACAAAAGGATCGAAGTTCTTCCTAGATGTAAATTTATTCGTAAAAGCATTTGAGTTTGCTAAACGTGGTGTAGATGGGATTACGTGTACTGATTCTTTACTTGCAGCTGTAGCAGCAGATGAGTCAATTGTGCTTAAAGCCACAGATTATTATGTAGATATTGAAACAGGTGGAAACTTAACTCGAGGATTCAACTTAGTTGACCGAGAAAAAGAGTTAGGTCAAGCACCAAACATACGTATTATTGAAAATATTGATAGCGACAGATTCAAAGCAATGTTAGGCGATGTGTTAGCCAATATGAATTAA
- a CDS encoding IS3 family transposase, with the protein MIESFHSSLKSEEFQYTKFNSLSNQETIERVITYLNYYNKECIQEKLGYLTPIKYSVRAA; encoded by the coding sequence GTGATTGAATCATTCCATTCAAGTTTAAAATCGGAGGAATTTCAATATACTAAATTCAATTCGCTCAGTAATCAAGAAACGATCGAACGAGTGATAACTTATTTAAATTATTATAACAAAGAATGTATCCAAGAAAAATTAGGCTACCTGACACCGATAAAATACAGTGTCAGAGCAGCCTAA
- a CDS encoding sodium:alanine symporter family protein: MRSIIKIDFEERMMIDLIDWINGALWDVLLIVVLSGMGIYLSIRLNFIQFRKFGESFKKTFGSISLKGDKASAEDGMTSFQSLATSISAQIGTGNLAGVATAMVSGGPGAVFWMWLSAILGMAIIYAEATLAQYYRTTEKGHLVGGPVYYIQAAFQGRLGKVIAALFSVLLIFALGFMGNMVQANSVGHAVSTAFGISPWITGIVMAIMALMVFIGGVERIASVTEKIVPLMALFFTIASFIVIIMNVENVPASFEMIFVGAFNPDAVLGGILGVSIQQAIRFGVSRGLFTHEAGMGSTPHAHALARVKHPSEQGLVAMMGVFIDTIVLLPMTVLVILTTGVLDGATTGIELTQLAYAQVFGNWGYIIVAISVFFFAFATIIGWYFFGQANVKYLFGKGAIPIYSLLVAIFIAIGSGLHVDLVWSLADLFNGLMVLPNIISIFLLTNVVVKITKDYEKPLSEQEYQNIYTK, encoded by the coding sequence ATGAGGTCTATAATAAAAATAGATTTCGAGGAGCGAATGATGATTGACTTAATTGACTGGATTAATGGTGCTTTGTGGGATGTATTGCTGATTGTCGTACTAAGTGGAATGGGTATTTACTTATCAATAAGATTGAACTTTATACAGTTTCGTAAGTTTGGTGAAAGTTTCAAAAAAACCTTTGGTTCAATCTCATTAAAAGGAGACAAGGCAAGTGCCGAGGATGGGATGACTTCTTTTCAATCGCTCGCAACATCAATCTCTGCTCAGATTGGAACGGGTAACTTAGCTGGAGTTGCGACTGCAATGGTTTCAGGTGGACCCGGAGCTGTCTTTTGGATGTGGCTGAGCGCTATTTTAGGTATGGCCATTATTTACGCAGAAGCAACTTTAGCTCAATATTATCGTACAACGGAAAAAGGACATCTTGTAGGAGGACCCGTTTACTACATCCAAGCTGCCTTCCAAGGGCGTCTAGGAAAAGTGATCGCAGCCTTATTCTCAGTCTTACTCATATTTGCTCTAGGCTTTATGGGAAATATGGTTCAGGCAAATTCAGTAGGTCATGCAGTCAGCACAGCTTTCGGAATTAGTCCATGGATTACTGGTATTGTGATGGCAATCATGGCTCTCATGGTCTTTATAGGTGGAGTTGAACGAATCGCATCTGTTACTGAAAAGATTGTCCCACTGATGGCTTTATTCTTTACTATCGCATCATTTATTGTGATTATTATGAACGTTGAAAATGTTCCGGCTAGTTTCGAGATGATCTTCGTTGGAGCTTTTAATCCCGATGCAGTCTTAGGGGGAATATTAGGTGTGTCGATTCAACAAGCGATTCGCTTTGGTGTATCCCGCGGCTTATTCACTCATGAAGCAGGTATGGGTTCAACACCTCATGCACATGCACTTGCACGTGTTAAACACCCAAGTGAACAAGGATTAGTTGCTATGATGGGTGTGTTTATTGATACGATTGTGCTTCTTCCGATGACTGTCTTAGTTATATTAACTACTGGTGTTCTCGACGGTGCTACAACCGGAATTGAATTAACACAATTAGCCTATGCCCAAGTATTTGGTAACTGGGGTTATATCATTGTAGCCATTAGTGTTTTCTTCTTTGCTTTTGCAACCATTATCGGGTGGTACTTTTTCGGACAAGCGAACGTTAAATACTTATTCGGTAAAGGAGCTATTCCCATCTACAGCCTTCTAGTGGCAATATTTATCGCAATTGGAAGTGGCTTACACGTGGATCTAGTGTGGTCATTAGCTGATTTGTTCAATGGGCTAATGGTGTTACCGAATATTATTAGTATTTTTCTCTTAACAAATGTCGTTGTGAAGATAACGAAAGATTATGAAAAACCACTTTCTGAGCAAGAATACCAAAATATCTACACAAAATAA
- a CDS encoding glycoside hydrolase family 1 protein produces MIKQFPDNFLWGGAIAANQAEGAWNVGGKGLSVADMAIFRPDVDIKDYAKHMEITSESIEKASNDLDDKWYPKRRGIDFYHHYKEDLALFSEMGFKTLRLSIAWSRLFPTGEEREPNEEGLQFYEDVFKEMKRLNIEPIVTLSHYEMPLALSVKYNGWADRKVIDDFVRFSTACFKRYKNYVKYWLTFNEIDSIHRHPFTTAGIVPDKCEEGKETEIVYQALHHQFVASAMVTKLCHEIIPNSEVGCMITKLTTYPLTPKPEDVEATLKKNLNNYFYSDVQVFGEYPRLILKQLENNGIHLEMTSEDLDILKENTVDFVSFSYYMSMTESTDPNADRTPGNTVIGVKNPYLPSTDWGWQIDPKGLKISLIELYDRYKKPLIIVENGMGAKDVVEDGRIHDPYRVKYFKEHFEQMWEAINEGVELFGYTSWGAIDLVSAGTSQMSKRYGFIYVDQDDEGNGSLERIRKDSFYWYKDVIESNSIE; encoded by the coding sequence ATGATAAAACAATTTCCAGATAATTTCTTATGGGGTGGAGCTATTGCAGCCAACCAAGCAGAAGGAGCTTGGAATGTAGGTGGTAAAGGACTTTCAGTGGCTGATATGGCGATTTTTAGACCTGATGTTGATATTAAAGATTACGCCAAACATATGGAGATAACGAGTGAGTCCATTGAAAAAGCAAGTAACGATTTGGATGACAAATGGTATCCAAAACGACGAGGAATCGACTTTTATCATCACTATAAAGAAGATTTGGCGCTATTTTCGGAGATGGGCTTTAAAACCTTGAGATTATCAATTGCATGGAGTCGACTATTCCCTACAGGCGAAGAACGTGAGCCGAATGAAGAAGGACTGCAGTTCTATGAAGATGTCTTTAAAGAAATGAAACGCTTAAATATTGAGCCAATAGTCACTCTATCACATTATGAGATGCCTCTTGCTTTGAGTGTTAAGTATAACGGTTGGGCAGATAGAAAGGTTATCGATGATTTTGTACGTTTCTCTACAGCGTGTTTTAAACGCTACAAGAATTATGTGAAATATTGGTTAACCTTTAATGAAATTGATAGTATTCACCGTCATCCTTTCACAACCGCAGGGATTGTACCTGATAAGTGTGAAGAGGGTAAAGAAACTGAAATAGTCTATCAGGCTTTACATCATCAATTTGTTGCCTCAGCTATGGTAACGAAATTATGTCATGAAATTATACCGAATAGTGAAGTAGGATGTATGATTACCAAATTGACTACATATCCACTAACACCTAAACCTGAAGATGTTGAAGCGACGTTGAAAAAGAACTTAAATAATTACTTTTATTCAGACGTGCAAGTGTTTGGCGAATACCCAAGACTGATACTTAAACAACTAGAGAACAACGGTATTCATCTTGAAATGACATCAGAAGATCTAGATATATTGAAAGAGAATACAGTAGATTTTGTTTCTTTTAGTTATTATATGTCCATGACAGAGTCAACCGACCCTAATGCAGATCGAACGCCTGGTAACACAGTTATCGGTGTTAAAAATCCTTATCTACCATCAACAGATTGGGGTTGGCAGATCGATCCTAAGGGCTTAAAAATTTCTTTAATCGAACTGTATGATCGCTATAAGAAACCCTTAATCATTGTTGAAAATGGGATGGGCGCAAAAGATGTCGTTGAAGATGGTAGAATTCACGATCCATACCGTGTAAAATACTTTAAAGAGCATTTTGAACAAATGTGGGAAGCCATCAATGAAGGCGTTGAATTGTTCGGCTACACTTCATGGGGTGCTATTGACTTAGTCAGCGCCGGTACGTCACAAATGTCTAAGCGTTACGGCTTCATATATGTAGATCAAGATGATGAGGGGAACGGGTCATTGGAGAGAATTCGAAAAGATTCTTTCTACTGGTATAAGGATGTCATCGAGTCAAACTCAATTGAGTAA
- a CDS encoding CehA/McbA family metallohydrolase, producing MKRYQYPVEVHAHTIHSDGQFTVEELIESAVSFGYKGLILTDHNTSAGYLEMPSVQAVKDEDIITLHGIEWTTYFGHMLVHDADYDVDWREATPTTIDKYMLEVQLANGLVGIAHPFDIGSPICTGCHWDYQVENYDLVDYIEIWNSNQPQEKSESILAYEFWLDKLNKGYEISCSAGRDWHRPDREEANMGVTYLELNEEELTQENFKEALRKGRYYITLGPTAHFNIENKNIIFQMGDRVHHSMLEQGSVSVNLKSTELEALKGFELNNIYLSLWNNDQLIYKSEVNKELSEELALRFTLPDNLSAGYLRFEVRGDFRGVKDTPIIVGNPIYLRK from the coding sequence ATGAAAAGATATCAATACCCAGTAGAAGTTCATGCGCATACGATTCATAGTGACGGGCAATTTACTGTTGAAGAGTTGATAGAATCAGCCGTGTCTTTTGGTTATAAAGGGCTCATTCTAACAGACCATAACACCTCAGCAGGCTACTTAGAGATGCCCAGTGTACAAGCTGTGAAAGACGAAGATATTATTACGCTTCACGGAATTGAATGGACGACATATTTTGGTCACATGCTTGTTCATGATGCGGATTATGATGTTGATTGGCGTGAAGCGACACCGACTACAATAGATAAATACATGTTAGAGGTTCAATTAGCGAATGGATTAGTCGGTATCGCTCATCCTTTTGATATTGGAAGTCCAATTTGTACTGGTTGTCATTGGGACTATCAAGTTGAAAACTATGACCTTGTTGATTACATCGAAATTTGGAATAGTAACCAGCCTCAAGAAAAATCAGAATCGATTCTCGCTTATGAATTTTGGTTGGATAAATTGAATAAAGGTTACGAAATATCTTGTTCTGCAGGAAGAGATTGGCATCGTCCAGACAGGGAAGAAGCTAATATGGGCGTGACTTATTTAGAGCTCAATGAAGAGGAACTAACACAAGAAAACTTTAAAGAAGCTCTTAGAAAGGGTCGCTATTATATTACATTGGGTCCTACGGCTCACTTTAATATCGAAAATAAGAACATCATCTTTCAGATGGGAGACCGTGTACATCATTCAATGCTTGAGCAAGGTAGTGTGTCGGTGAATTTAAAATCAACTGAATTAGAAGCATTAAAAGGATTTGAGTTGAATAACATTTATCTGTCTCTTTGGAATAACGATCAGTTAATCTACAAAAGTGAAGTAAATAAAGAATTGAGTGAAGAACTGGCTTTGCGTTTCACTTTACCTGACAATCTATCAGCAGGTTATCTACGTTTTGAAGTCCGTGGAGACTTTAGAGGAGTTAAAGACACACCGATTATAGTAGGTAATCCGATTTACCTTAGAAAGTAG
- a CDS encoding rhodanese-like domain-containing protein, with protein sequence MHKNIDIKSFYQKANSEPLIILDVRDTDEYEMEHVPNAVNIPLDALPKHTAALNDDETYYVICKTGKRAEKACEYLSEHGFNAIRVEDGTQSWPGQLEHSNDFTVLL encoded by the coding sequence ATGCATAAAAATATTGATATCAAATCATTTTATCAAAAAGCGAATTCTGAACCGTTAATTATTTTAGACGTTCGTGATACAGATGAATATGAGATGGAACATGTGCCTAATGCTGTCAATATACCATTAGACGCGCTGCCTAAGCACACTGCAGCTTTGAATGATGATGAAACTTACTATGTCATTTGTAAAACCGGTAAACGTGCAGAAAAAGCCTGTGAGTATCTAAGTGAGCACGGTTTCAATGCTATTCGTGTGGAAGATGGAACTCAAAGTTGGCCCGGTCAACTCGAGCATTCCAATGATTTTACAGTCTTACTGTAA